The following is a genomic window from Elusimicrobiota bacterium.
GACTTCATGCACGGCCAAGACGATTTTTTTTGAGCCGACGGGATGGCCGTAAAGCGCATTGGCCTGGATAATGCCTTCGGGCAAAAATCCGCTGCCTAAAGCGAAGTTGCTGGCATCGGGGGCGCCCAAATAAGAAGCCGGCATTTGAAGGCCGGCCAGAGGATCGGCCTGCGATGGATTGAGCGTCTCAGCCAACGCCGCGCTTCGCGGCGAGGCGGAGAGCTTCAAGAAACTAGCCGCGGTCGTTCCTTTGGCCTTGTTGCTGAAAGCGCCTTCCGGCAGGAATCCAGCGTCTAGAAAAGACGTAAAAAAGGTGATGAGTGTGGTCAACGTGAAAATGACGAAAAACCGGGTAGTCAAAGCATAAGGATTCTAATAGAATTAAGGTAGAGATGTCAGTAACCACCGGCGTCCGCCCAGTTATTTTCGAGCTTGAATCGTACGAGCCCGGCAAGCCGCTGCCCGAATTAAAGAGAGAAATTCCTCAACTTGCCCGGCGGACCATCATCAAGCTGGCTTCCAATGAAAACCCTCTCGGCCCTTCGCCGAAAGCGCTGCGCGCGGCTCGGTCCGCGCTTAAAGAGATGCATCGCTACCCTGAGCCGACCGCTCCTGTTTTGCGCGACAAATTGGCCCGGGTGCATCGGGTAAACCCTGAGAATATTCTTGTCGCTTCGGGCGCTGATGAAGCGCTGAGGCTTGTCGTTGAAACGCTCTTGGACCCCTGCGATTCTGCCGTCATCAGCCAGTACGCTTTTTCACGCTTTCGCCAGCACGTGCGCTTGATGGGCGCCGGCGTGACCCAGGTGCCGATGAAGGATTTTCGCCACGACCTGCCGGCGATGGCCTTGAAAGCCATGGAGCTTAAAGCCAAGGTGATTTTTGTGGCTAATCCAAATAACCCGACGGGAACGTTTAATACGGAACGCGAATTAAGGGAATTTTTCGCCGCTTTGCGGCGAGGATCGCCGGCCGGTGGAGAGCCTTGGGTTGTTTTGGACGAGGCCTATCATGACTTCGCCCGCCACGCTTTTGCGTCGCAATACCCGGACACGTTGCCCGGCTTTTTTGAGGCTTACCCCAAACTCATCATCCTGAGAACGCTTTCCAAAATCGTGGGCTTGGCGGGCTTGCGGGTCGGCTATTTGGCTGGACCGGCGGAGTTTGTGCGCCTTCTCCATCGGGCCCGGCTGATTTTTAACGTCAATATGATCGGCCAAGCCGCGGCTTTGGCGGCGCTTGATG
Proteins encoded in this region:
- the hisC gene encoding histidinol-phosphate transaminase, with the translated sequence MSVTTGVRPVIFELESYEPGKPLPELKREIPQLARRTIIKLASNENPLGPSPKALRAARSALKEMHRYPEPTAPVLRDKLARVHRVNPENILVASGADEALRLVVETLLDPCDSAVISQYAFSRFRQHVRLMGAGVTQVPMKDFRHDLPAMALKAMELKAKVIFVANPNNPTGTFNTERELREFFAALRRGSPAGGEPWVVLDEAYHDFARHAFASQYPDTLPGFFEAYPKLIILRTLSKIVGLAGLRVGYLAGPAEFVRLLHRARLIFNVNMIGQAAALAALDDHAHIQRTLKTISQGRRFLTQELGRLGFDVVSPSAANFLFARIPAGNARDLYRRLLEEGVIIRPVGEPGLEAFVRITVGTPAQNKILIRALTKVLSVKATAVLSG